Genomic window (Granulicella arctica):
ATGGTTACCGTGAGCATCTTGTGTGGAGTACTCTGCTTCTTCGAAGTCGACACCGCAGGCCATTGAACCTGCAGCCTTGATCTTGGCGAGTGTAGGGCCTGCCGCAGTAGCGTTTGCAATACTACCGCTGAAGAAGCAGAGCAAAACACC
Coding sequences:
- a CDS encoding type 2 periplasmic-binding domain-containing protein; translation: MNTFFSRTLLISGVLLCFFSGSIANATAAGPTLAKIKAAGSMACGVDFEEAEYSTQDAHGNHSALDLDLCKAIAVTVLGPGAKFTVVPYRDEQDALKD